The proteins below come from a single Crossiella sp. CA-258035 genomic window:
- a CDS encoding LuxR family transcriptional regulator, translated as MPGRAEILHRAVAALAAGPVLLHGPSGFGRTTVLAELATRMAQSGRILRAAPGPADAAVPFTTLADLLDELPPQPWRLLAEPQRAALRQAVRRDHPGHPDRLALRLGFLALLRVLAADGSVLLLFDDVQWVDPDSVDLLAFAARRAGQAARFAAAELVEPGAAPAATWLNPAEVLALPPLTEAETADLLRGRGDPAELCRVTGGHPRLLAELDRSGGEPTEVAKTLLRQRIERLDRTVLVRIALAGRATTSLLHACGPPEPESTVDRALRAGVLAEGEDGVLAFRLPLLADLVVAEADPALRRQAHEQLAAVSADPVEQARHLAAARPAPDEDLARTLAAAANSARQRGLPTAAAELGALAADRTPVKHPKAAVARRLTAATDAVTAGAHELARALATAVLTCPHSSRKQRVTACLALVDAARHTRPVTERIFRRALAESRGEPALEAPVRLRHAVHAAIGGDFTAAVAGLDRAVRLAIAAGDAHTEVYARCSLALCQVALGDPAAEDTLAAAAGPVAEPVALHGGVGWTAARLLLFADRLTEAEAELRHLFEQAEERGEHGELVAMTWSATEVLLAAGHCAPARQRAAEALRQAEITGTDLGPARYAAALAEAVGGDPARAVELAVAGLGTAEADGDKAFALRNLHAHGLALLAAGDPAAALDPLRRAALLETEMAVADPAVFGLRADLAEALAVTGAQAEATEVLAAAAEAAQRLGRRGVLATLARADGIRLLLAQQTEQAVRALESACAEQAELGQPVQQGRSLLWLGIAARRRRRRAAARETLRLAHRTFLAAAAHPWAARAVAVLGEDSEQDACGALTGLEHRIARLVAGGATNREVAARLNVSGKTVEGALTRIYRKLDVRSRTELALRLPDPAAERGR; from the coding sequence GTGCCGGGGAGAGCGGAGATCCTGCACCGGGCGGTGGCCGCGCTGGCCGCCGGGCCGGTGCTGTTGCACGGCCCCTCGGGCTTTGGCCGGACCACCGTGCTGGCCGAGCTGGCCACCCGAATGGCCCAGTCCGGCCGGATCCTGCGCGCCGCGCCCGGCCCGGCCGACGCCGCGGTGCCGTTCACCACCCTGGCCGACCTGCTCGACGAGCTGCCGCCGCAGCCGTGGCGGCTGCTGGCCGAACCGCAGCGGGCCGCGCTGCGCCAGGCGGTGCGCCGGGACCACCCCGGCCATCCGGACCGGCTCGCGCTGCGGCTGGGATTCCTGGCCCTGCTGCGGGTTCTGGCCGCGGACGGCTCGGTGCTGCTGCTGTTCGACGACGTGCAGTGGGTCGATCCGGACAGCGTCGACCTGCTCGCCTTCGCCGCCCGCAGGGCCGGGCAGGCGGCCCGCTTCGCCGCGGCCGAGCTGGTCGAGCCCGGTGCGGCGCCGGCGGCCACCTGGCTCAACCCGGCCGAGGTGCTGGCGCTGCCGCCGCTGACCGAGGCGGAGACCGCGGATCTGTTGCGGGGACGGGGAGATCCGGCCGAACTGTGCCGGGTCACCGGTGGGCACCCCCGGCTGCTGGCCGAGTTGGACCGCTCCGGCGGCGAGCCGACCGAGGTGGCGAAAACCCTGCTGCGCCAACGGATCGAGCGTCTGGACCGGACGGTGCTGGTGCGCATCGCGCTGGCCGGGCGGGCCACCACGAGCCTGCTGCACGCCTGCGGGCCACCCGAGCCGGAGTCGACAGTGGACCGCGCGCTGCGCGCCGGGGTGCTGGCCGAGGGCGAGGACGGGGTGCTCGCCTTCCGGCTGCCGCTGCTGGCCGATCTCGTTGTGGCGGAAGCGGATCCGGCGCTGCGGCGGCAGGCGCACGAGCAGCTCGCCGCGGTCAGCGCCGACCCGGTCGAGCAGGCCAGGCACCTCGCGGCCGCCCGGCCCGCGCCGGATGAGGACCTGGCCCGCACGCTGGCCGCGGCCGCCAACTCGGCCCGGCAGCGCGGACTGCCCACGGCCGCGGCCGAGCTGGGCGCGCTGGCCGCGGACCGCACCCCGGTCAAGCACCCGAAGGCCGCGGTGGCCCGCAGGCTGACCGCGGCCACCGACGCGGTGACCGCGGGTGCGCACGAACTGGCCCGCGCGCTGGCCACCGCGGTGCTGACCTGCCCGCACAGCAGCCGGAAACAGCGGGTCACCGCCTGCCTGGCGCTGGTGGACGCGGCCAGGCACACCCGCCCGGTCACCGAGCGGATCTTCCGCCGCGCGCTGGCCGAGTCCAGGGGCGAGCCCGCGCTGGAGGCCCCGGTGCGGCTGCGGCACGCGGTGCACGCGGCCATCGGCGGTGACTTCACCGCGGCCGTCGCCGGACTGGACCGGGCGGTGCGCCTGGCCATCGCGGCCGGGGACGCGCACACCGAGGTCTACGCGCGCTGCTCGCTGGCGCTCTGCCAGGTGGCGCTTGGTGATCCGGCCGCTGAGGACACCCTCGCCGCGGCGGCGGGTCCGGTGGCCGAACCGGTCGCGCTGCACGGCGGGGTGGGCTGGACCGCGGCCCGGCTGCTGCTCTTCGCCGACCGGCTCACCGAGGCCGAGGCCGAGCTGCGGCACCTGTTCGAGCAGGCCGAGGAACGCGGCGAGCACGGCGAGCTGGTCGCGATGACCTGGAGCGCCACCGAGGTGCTGCTGGCCGCCGGGCACTGCGCGCCGGCCCGGCAGCGGGCCGCGGAAGCCCTGCGCCAGGCCGAGATCACCGGCACCGACCTCGGCCCGGCCCGTTACGCCGCCGCGCTGGCCGAGGCGGTCGGTGGCGATCCGGCGCGGGCGGTGGAGCTGGCCGTGGCCGGGCTGGGCACCGCGGAAGCCGACGGGGACAAGGCGTTCGCGCTGCGCAACCTGCACGCGCACGGGCTGGCCCTGCTGGCCGCCGGTGACCCGGCCGCGGCGCTGGACCCGTTGCGGCGGGCGGCTTTGCTGGAAACCGAGATGGCGGTGGCCGACCCCGCGGTGTTCGGGCTGCGCGCGGACCTGGCCGAGGCGCTGGCGGTGACCGGCGCGCAGGCCGAGGCCACCGAGGTGCTCGCGGCCGCGGCCGAGGCGGCGCAGCGGCTGGGCCGCCGGGGGGTGCTGGCCACGCTGGCGCGGGCCGACGGCATCCGGCTGCTGCTGGCCCAGCAGACCGAGCAGGCGGTGCGCGCGCTGGAGTCGGCGTGTGCGGAACAGGCCGAGCTGGGCCAGCCGGTGCAGCAGGGCCGCAGCCTGCTGTGGCTGGGCATCGCGGCCCGCCGCCGCCGTCGCCGGGCGGCCGCGCGGGAGACGCTGCGGCTGGCGCACCGCACCTTCCTGGCCGCGGCCGCGCACCCGTGGGCGGCCAGGGCGGTGGCGGTGCTGGGCGAGGACAGCGAGCAGGATGCCTGCGGCGCGCTGACCGGACTGGAGCACCGGATCGCCCGCCTGGTCGCCGGTGGCGCCACCAACCGGGAGGTCGCGGCCCGGCTCAACGTCAGCGGCAAGACCGTGGAGGGCGCGCTGACCAGGATCTACCGCAAGCTGGACGTCCGCTCCCGGACCGAGTTGGCGCTCCGCCTTCCGGACCCCGCAGCCGAGCGGGGGCGGTGA
- a CDS encoding LysR family transcriptional regulator has product MRDLRYFVAVAEELSFSAAAERLHVSQPALSKQIRLLERSLRSALLRRDRRTVALTAAGAALLPRAQRLLTDWGAALGEVGRAAAGERMVLQVGVHSNLAPGLFERISARFADLLPGWRIGVHRSDWDDSSAGLREGQVDLALVWLPVADQDRYAYRVLLAEPRWVALPADHPLAAEAEVAFTDLLTEPFLALPESAGPQRDFWLASDARRDRPAAVAGVANNLEEVFAAVAAGHGVALVASSTSESNTRADVVFRPVPGIRPGRLAALWRLGEQRGAVNAFVRACREATE; this is encoded by the coding sequence ATGCGGGACCTTCGATACTTCGTCGCGGTGGCCGAGGAACTGAGCTTCAGTGCCGCCGCCGAACGGCTGCACGTGTCCCAGCCCGCGCTGAGCAAGCAGATCCGGCTGCTGGAACGCAGTCTGCGGTCGGCCTTGCTGCGCAGGGACCGGCGGACCGTGGCGCTCACCGCGGCCGGGGCCGCCCTGCTGCCCAGGGCGCAGCGACTACTCACCGACTGGGGCGCCGCGCTCGGCGAGGTCGGCCGCGCCGCCGCGGGTGAGCGGATGGTGTTGCAGGTCGGCGTGCACAGCAACCTGGCGCCCGGCCTGTTCGAGCGGATCTCCGCGCGCTTCGCCGACCTGCTGCCCGGCTGGCGGATCGGCGTGCACCGCAGCGACTGGGACGACTCCTCGGCCGGACTGCGCGAGGGCCAGGTGGACCTGGCGCTGGTCTGGTTGCCCGTGGCCGACCAGGACCGCTACGCCTACCGGGTGCTGCTGGCCGAACCGCGCTGGGTGGCCCTGCCCGCCGACCACCCACTGGCCGCCGAGGCCGAGGTGGCCTTCACCGACCTGCTCACCGAACCGTTCCTGGCCCTGCCCGAGTCGGCCGGACCGCAGCGGGACTTCTGGCTGGCCAGCGACGCCCGCCGGGACCGCCCGGCCGCGGTGGCCGGCGTGGCGAACAACCTGGAGGAGGTCTTCGCCGCAGTCGCCGCCGGGCACGGCGTGGCCCTGGTGGCCAGCAGCACCAGCGAGTCCAACACCAGGGCGGACGTGGTGTTCCGCCCGGTGCCCGGCATCCGGCCGGGCAGGCTGGCCGCGCTGTGGCGGCTGGGCGAGCAGCGCGGCGCGGTGAACGCCTTCGTCCGCGCCTGCCGCGAGGCCACTGAATAG
- a CDS encoding ESX secretion-associated protein EspG, translating into MTGVLTTLTPVELDFAWQELGLEKMPYPLRLRSHGVTMEERGMLRHQVLEGLRQRRLARERGPRWELDPLLEDQLGLLARHTVAVELIQYTEEPLHAVAVARGESAALAAQTEDGCLHLREVRDTGLAEAIVSVLPPGQAGRQAPVSAPLAGLQRATGPEKLDPFGDSVDQLVAAGMNRNEAYTLDYLSRHRHQGGQFSVSVAERYTTHMERDPSVISWFDSEDGRYLLVSERGRLSISAADNLRIAHRVQELISAVRTG; encoded by the coding sequence ATGACCGGCGTGCTCACCACGCTCACCCCGGTCGAGCTGGACTTCGCCTGGCAGGAGCTGGGGCTGGAGAAGATGCCCTACCCGCTCCGGCTGCGCAGCCACGGCGTGACCATGGAGGAGCGCGGCATGCTCCGGCACCAGGTGCTGGAGGGGCTGCGGCAGCGGCGGCTGGCCAGGGAGCGCGGGCCGCGCTGGGAGCTGGATCCGTTGCTGGAGGACCAGCTCGGACTGCTGGCGCGGCACACCGTGGCGGTGGAGCTGATCCAGTACACCGAGGAGCCGCTGCACGCGGTGGCGGTGGCGCGCGGGGAGAGCGCGGCGCTGGCCGCGCAGACCGAGGACGGGTGCCTGCACCTGCGGGAGGTGCGGGACACCGGGCTGGCCGAGGCGATCGTCAGCGTGCTGCCGCCGGGGCAGGCCGGGCGGCAGGCTCCGGTGTCCGCGCCGCTGGCCGGGTTGCAGCGGGCCACCGGGCCGGAGAAGCTGGACCCGTTCGGGGACAGCGTGGACCAGCTGGTCGCCGCGGGCATGAACCGCAACGAGGCCTACACGCTGGACTACCTGAGCAGGCACCGGCACCAGGGCGGGCAGTTCTCGGTCAGCGTGGCCGAGCGCTACACCACGCACATGGAGCGGGACCCCTCGGTGATCTCCTGGTTCGACAGCGAGGACGGGCGGTACCTGCTGGTCAGCGAGCGGGGCAGGCTGTCCATCAGCGCGGCGGACAACCTGCGGATCGCGCACCGGGTGCAGGAGCTGATCTCGGCGGTCCGCACCGGGTAA